In the Kitasatospora terrestris genome, one interval contains:
- a CDS encoding RidA family protein has protein sequence MATFSAPVPVNPPSLPRPSGYSHGTLSGNLLHLGGQTALDRDMRIVPGGIVEQFRQAFSNVLATLAEAGGIPQDLVSVTLYLTDIPDYQAHGKEIGEVWRELAGPVYPAMAGIGTTALWQPEAMIEILGVAVVPDERLIRPASH, from the coding sequence ATGGCGACCTTCTCGGCCCCCGTTCCGGTCAACCCCCCCTCGCTGCCGAGGCCCAGCGGCTACTCGCACGGCACGCTCAGCGGCAACCTCCTGCACCTGGGCGGCCAGACGGCCCTCGACCGGGACATGCGGATCGTCCCGGGCGGCATCGTCGAGCAGTTCCGCCAGGCGTTCTCGAACGTCCTCGCCACCCTGGCGGAGGCGGGCGGTATCCCGCAGGACCTGGTGTCCGTCACCCTCTACCTCACCGACATCCCCGACTACCAGGCGCACGGCAAGGAGATCGGCGAGGTCTGGCGCGAGCTGGCGGGCCCGGTCTACCCGGCGATGGCCGGCATCGGCACGACCGCCCTGTGGCAGCCCGAGGCCATGATCGAGATCCTCGGCGTCGCGGTCGTTCCCGACGAGCGGCTGATCCGCCCCGCATCGCACTGA
- a CDS encoding fumarylacetoacetate hydrolase family protein codes for MRLATVAHAGGTSAAVLRGEAWHALPAADLSAFLRTAPAAAAAGLAGGAIDGAVPVLPLPAPGKVVCCGLNYADHIRETGRELPSFPTLFAKYADTLTGPRDDLVLPRGLQVDWEAELAVVVGATLRRADRAAARAAIAGYTVANDISVRDWQYRTLQWFQGKAWDGSCPVGPVVVTPDEVDPAAGLDVLCRVNGEEVQRDSTRTLVFDSAELLAYVSTFTVLRPGDLVLTGTPGGIGAARDPQRFLSDGDLVETEIQGIGTLRNTVRLTD; via the coding sequence ATGCGCCTCGCCACCGTCGCCCACGCGGGCGGCACCAGCGCCGCGGTGCTCCGGGGAGAGGCCTGGCACGCGCTCCCCGCCGCCGACCTGTCGGCCTTCCTGCGCACCGCGCCCGCGGCGGCGGCGGCCGGCCTGGCCGGCGGGGCGATCGACGGCGCCGTGCCGGTGCTCCCGCTGCCCGCCCCCGGCAAGGTGGTCTGCTGCGGGCTGAACTACGCCGACCACATCCGCGAGACCGGACGCGAACTCCCGTCCTTCCCCACCCTGTTCGCCAAGTACGCCGACACCCTCACCGGCCCGCGGGACGACCTGGTCCTGCCGCGCGGCCTCCAAGTGGACTGGGAGGCCGAACTCGCCGTCGTGGTCGGCGCGACCCTGCGGCGGGCCGACCGGGCGGCGGCCCGGGCCGCGATCGCCGGATACACCGTGGCCAACGACATCTCGGTGCGCGACTGGCAGTACCGGACGCTGCAGTGGTTCCAGGGCAAGGCCTGGGACGGGTCCTGCCCGGTCGGCCCGGTGGTCGTCACCCCTGACGAGGTGGACCCGGCCGCCGGCCTGGACGTCCTCTGCCGGGTCAACGGCGAGGAAGTGCAGCGCGACAGCACCCGCACGCTGGTCTTCGACTCCGCCGAACTGCTCGCCTACGTCTCCACCTTCACCGTGCTGCGCCCCGGCGACCTGGTGCTCACCGGCACCCCCGGCGGCATCGGCGCGGCCCGCGACCCGCAGCGCTTCCTCTCCGACGGCGATCTCGTCGAGACGGAGATCCAGGGCATCGGCACGCTGCGCAACACCGTGCGCCTCACCGACTGA
- a CDS encoding cupin domain-containing protein translates to MDPTPGTAADYSSYVLDGDNSMYATASGLVVPVVTRAGTEPGDTGQSAGATRISGISIQHTPATRLWFGKVGNDAGYRSVPHHHGEAETGGYVLSGRARIYFGTGFEDYIDLSEGDWVFVPPFMPHVECNLDRNRPLTWMTTRTPENIVVNLPEVPDAALRDWLERP, encoded by the coding sequence ATGGACCCCACCCCGGGCACCGCCGCCGACTACAGCTCGTACGTCCTCGACGGCGACAACTCGATGTACGCCACCGCGAGCGGCCTGGTGGTGCCGGTCGTCACCCGGGCCGGCACCGAGCCGGGTGACACCGGGCAGTCGGCCGGCGCCACCCGGATCTCCGGCATCAGCATCCAGCACACCCCGGCCACCCGGCTCTGGTTCGGCAAGGTGGGCAACGACGCCGGCTACCGCTCGGTGCCCCACCACCACGGTGAGGCGGAGACCGGTGGCTACGTGCTCTCCGGCCGCGCCCGGATCTACTTCGGCACCGGGTTCGAGGACTACATCGACCTCTCCGAGGGCGACTGGGTGTTCGTCCCGCCGTTCATGCCGCACGTCGAGTGCAACCTCGACCGGAACCGCCCGCTCACCTGGATGACCACCCGCACCCCGGAGAACATCGTGGTCAACCTCCCCGAGGTCCCGGACGCGGCCCTGCGCGACTGGCTGGAGCGGCCCTGA
- a CDS encoding acyl-CoA thioesterase gives MTDTTSEFFSAAVTLAPAEPEHFDLAFTAVTQPCPWPKAYGGDLVAQAAAAAMRSVDDGKSLHSVHSYFMRPAEIGEAVRYEVELLRDGRGYATRQVRGYQNGKPLYVCLANFAAGEPGGSWTAPAPDLPGPEELPASADYLADRSGGTMTDGSRAYWSSGRSFDMRHVPGPVYLEVDGGRAPHQAVWVRPFDALRPVDGLTDPQRDAAALAYVCDYTILEPVLRVLGLAWAGPGLVTASLDHAMWLHRAPRPGDLDGWLLYAQQAVAAESGRGLAEGRFFTPDGVHLATVLQEGMIRAALPGGAG, from the coding sequence ATGACCGACACCACGTCCGAGTTCTTCAGCGCCGCGGTCACCCTCGCCCCCGCCGAACCCGAGCACTTCGACCTCGCGTTCACCGCGGTCACCCAGCCCTGCCCCTGGCCCAAGGCCTACGGCGGCGACCTGGTCGCCCAGGCGGCGGCCGCCGCGATGCGGTCGGTCGACGACGGCAAGTCGCTGCACTCCGTGCACTCGTACTTCATGCGCCCCGCCGAGATCGGCGAGGCGGTGCGCTACGAGGTGGAGCTGCTGCGCGACGGCCGCGGCTACGCCACCCGCCAGGTGCGCGGCTACCAGAACGGCAAGCCGCTCTACGTCTGCCTGGCCAACTTCGCGGCCGGCGAGCCCGGCGGCAGCTGGACGGCCCCCGCCCCCGACCTGCCGGGGCCCGAGGAGCTCCCCGCCTCCGCCGACTACCTCGCCGACCGCAGCGGCGGCACGATGACCGACGGCTCCAGGGCCTACTGGTCCTCCGGGCGCAGCTTCGACATGCGGCACGTGCCGGGGCCGGTCTACCTGGAGGTCGACGGCGGCCGGGCGCCCCACCAGGCCGTCTGGGTACGGCCGTTCGACGCGCTGCGGCCCGTGGACGGGCTCACCGACCCGCAGCGCGACGCCGCCGCCCTGGCCTACGTCTGCGACTACACCATCCTGGAGCCGGTGCTGCGGGTCCTCGGCCTGGCCTGGGCCGGGCCCGGCCTGGTCACCGCCAGCCTCGACCACGCGATGTGGCTCCACCGCGCACCCCGGCCCGGCGACCTGGACGGCTGGCTGCTGTACGCCCAGCAGGCGGTGGCCGCGGAGTCCGGCCGCGGGCTCGCCGAGGGCCGCTTCTTCACCCCCGACGGCGTCCACCTGGCCACCGTCCTGCAGGAGGGAATGATCCGCGCCGCCCTCCCGGGAGGTGCCGGATGA
- a CDS encoding AMP-binding protein: MTLSPSGFSDGFARDHLPPAERWPVLEFTTELLHHPERLNAAVELLDRQAAELGPDRPALRTPGGETWTYGELLRRSCQVAQVLTEDLGLVPGNRVLLRSPNNPWTVAAWLGVLRAGGIAVTTMAALRARELGPIVEKTRPAIALVDHRFLDVVHEVRASAAPEMAVVAYGGDGEDDLTRRAAAKSGGFTAVDTAADDVALFGPTSGTTGTPKITVHFHRDLLSIDNTFGKCTLRLVPDDLVACTAPLAFTFGLGMLVVFTLRAGACALLTESATPAELARLVADHGVTVLATAPTAYRQIAKSGLVHRLSGLRRAVSAGEHIPREVWERLRDEIGLRVVDGIGATELLHIFISASGDEIRPGATGRPVPGFRAAVLGPDGEELGPGEEGRLAVIGPVGCRYLDDDRQADYVVNGWNLTGDTFTRDEDGYFWYRARSDNMIVSAGYNIAGPEVEAAVDTHPDVLESAVVAAPDPERGSVVCAFVVLREGATGDPATARKIQDHVKQQLAPYKYPRRIRFVDALPRNPSGKLQHFKLRRIVAQEEGTP; encoded by the coding sequence ATGACCCTCTCGCCCTCCGGGTTCAGCGACGGCTTCGCCCGCGACCACCTGCCCCCGGCCGAGCGGTGGCCGGTGCTGGAGTTCACCACCGAGCTGCTGCACCACCCCGAGCGCCTCAACGCGGCCGTCGAACTGCTCGACCGCCAGGCCGCGGAGCTCGGCCCCGACCGGCCCGCGCTGCGCACGCCCGGCGGCGAGACGTGGACCTACGGCGAGCTCCTGCGGCGCTCCTGCCAGGTCGCCCAGGTGCTCACCGAGGACCTGGGCCTGGTGCCCGGCAACCGGGTGCTGCTGCGCTCGCCCAACAACCCCTGGACGGTGGCGGCCTGGCTCGGCGTGCTGCGGGCCGGCGGCATCGCCGTCACCACCATGGCCGCGCTGCGCGCCCGCGAGCTGGGGCCGATCGTGGAGAAGACCCGGCCCGCGATCGCCCTGGTCGACCACCGCTTCCTCGACGTGGTGCACGAGGTCCGCGCGAGCGCCGCACCGGAGATGGCGGTGGTGGCCTACGGCGGAGACGGTGAGGACGACCTGACCCGGCGGGCCGCCGCCAAGTCCGGCGGGTTCACCGCGGTGGACACGGCGGCCGACGACGTGGCGCTGTTCGGGCCCACCTCCGGCACCACCGGCACGCCCAAGATCACCGTGCACTTCCACCGCGACCTGCTCTCCATCGACAACACCTTCGGCAAGTGCACGCTGCGGCTGGTCCCCGACGACCTGGTGGCCTGCACCGCGCCGCTGGCCTTCACCTTCGGCCTGGGCATGCTGGTCGTCTTCACCCTGCGGGCCGGCGCCTGCGCGCTGCTGACCGAGTCCGCGACGCCCGCGGAGCTGGCCCGGCTGGTCGCCGACCACGGCGTGACGGTGCTGGCCACCGCGCCGACCGCCTACCGGCAGATCGCCAAGTCCGGTCTGGTGCACCGGCTCTCCGGGCTGCGCCGGGCGGTGAGCGCGGGCGAGCACATCCCCCGGGAGGTCTGGGAGCGACTGCGCGACGAGATCGGGCTCCGGGTGGTGGACGGCATCGGCGCCACCGAACTGCTGCACATCTTCATCTCCGCCTCCGGCGACGAGATCCGCCCCGGGGCGACCGGCCGCCCCGTCCCGGGCTTCCGCGCCGCGGTCCTCGGCCCGGACGGCGAGGAGCTCGGCCCGGGCGAGGAGGGCCGGCTCGCGGTGATCGGCCCGGTCGGCTGCCGCTACCTGGACGACGACCGGCAGGCGGACTACGTGGTCAACGGCTGGAACCTCACCGGCGACACCTTCACCCGCGACGAGGACGGCTACTTCTGGTACCGGGCGCGCAGCGACAACATGATCGTCTCCGCCGGCTACAACATCGCCGGCCCCGAGGTCGAGGCCGCCGTCGACACCCACCCGGACGTCCTGGAGTCGGCGGTGGTGGCCGCCCCCGACCCCGAACGAGGCTCGGTGGTCTGCGCGTTCGTGGTGCTGCGCGAGGGCGCCACCGGCGACCCGGCCACGGCCAGGAAGATCCAGGACCACGTCAAGCAGCAGCTCGCCCCGTACAAGTACCCGCGCCGGATCCGGTTCGTCGACGCGCTGCCGCGCAACCCCAGCGGCAAGCTCCAGCACTTCAAGCTCCGCCGGATCGTCGCGCAGGAGGAGGGAACGCCATGA
- a CDS encoding bifunctional salicylyl-CoA 5-hydroxylase/oxidoreductase produces MRIAVVGGGPGGLYFAALMKQLDPAHRVTVWERNAPDDTFGFGVVFSDETLSGIGNADDAVHAAMEERFARWTDIDIEVDGHRRTVGGQGFAAMGRKDLLQILQRRAAELGVEVHYRSAAPDVDELRRGHDLVLAADGAHSAVRAKCADVFRPTLDRRRNKYIWLGTDLVFEAFQFFVKQTEWGTMQIHGYPYSASRSTFIVEMHEDVWRRAGFDRGEDRPLAPGESDADAVARIAEIFAEELAGHRVLTNNSKWLEFTTVRNERWYDGNVVLLGDAAHTAHFSVGSGTKLAMEDALALAACLHEHPTVAGALEAYQAERKPVVESTQRAAQASLEWFEDIGMYVGQEPAQFVFNLLTRSRRITFENLKERDAEFAALLEEEFARSERAPGPAPAMFQPVRIGALELKNRVVVSPMDMYSAVDGVPGDFHLVHLGSKALGGAGLVMSEMVCVSPEGRITPGCPGLWNDRQLDAWRRVTAFVHENTSARIGLQLGHSGRKGSTRLMWEGMDEPLADGNWEVVGPSPLPYGPGCHVPREAGRADLDRVVADFVAAARRGVRAGFDLVEVHAAHGYLLSSFLSPVANRRTDAYGGSLENRLRFPLEVFDAVRAAVPAEVPVTVRISATDWVPDGNTGEDGVAIARAFVEHGAAAIDVSTGQVTQDERPAYGRSYQTPFADRIRHRVAGPAGVPVIAVGAISSYDDVNSILLAGRADLCALGRTHLYDPQWSLHAAAEQDYRGPGAEWPAPWRAGRRKPPAARTDRVPPRLALLREGTPRTTHLRWTPDPTAVRSSEERPPYSTG; encoded by the coding sequence ATGAGGATCGCCGTGGTCGGCGGCGGCCCCGGAGGACTGTACTTCGCCGCCCTGATGAAGCAGTTGGACCCCGCGCACCGGGTGACGGTCTGGGAGCGCAACGCCCCCGACGACACCTTCGGCTTCGGCGTCGTCTTCTCCGACGAGACGCTCAGCGGCATCGGCAACGCCGACGACGCCGTGCACGCCGCGATGGAGGAGCGCTTCGCCCGCTGGACCGACATCGACATCGAGGTCGACGGCCACCGCCGCACCGTCGGCGGGCAGGGCTTCGCCGCGATGGGCCGCAAGGACCTGCTGCAGATCCTGCAGCGGCGCGCCGCCGAACTCGGCGTCGAGGTCCACTACCGGAGCGCGGCGCCGGACGTCGACGAGCTGCGCCGCGGCCACGACCTGGTGCTGGCCGCCGACGGCGCGCACTCGGCCGTCCGGGCGAAGTGCGCGGACGTCTTCCGCCCGACGCTGGACCGGCGCCGCAACAAGTACATCTGGCTAGGCACCGATCTGGTCTTCGAGGCGTTCCAGTTCTTCGTCAAGCAGACGGAGTGGGGCACCATGCAGATCCACGGCTACCCGTACTCCGCCTCCCGCTCGACCTTCATCGTCGAGATGCACGAGGACGTCTGGCGGCGGGCCGGGTTCGACCGCGGCGAGGACCGGCCGCTCGCGCCGGGCGAGTCCGACGCCGACGCGGTCGCCCGGATCGCCGAGATCTTCGCCGAGGAGCTGGCGGGCCACCGGGTCCTCACCAACAACTCCAAGTGGCTCGAGTTCACCACCGTGCGCAACGAGCGCTGGTACGACGGGAACGTGGTGCTGCTCGGCGACGCCGCGCACACCGCGCACTTCTCGGTCGGCTCGGGCACCAAGCTCGCCATGGAGGACGCGCTGGCGCTGGCGGCCTGCCTGCACGAGCACCCGACGGTGGCCGGGGCGCTGGAGGCGTACCAGGCCGAGCGCAAGCCGGTGGTGGAGTCGACCCAGCGGGCCGCGCAGGCCTCGCTGGAGTGGTTCGAGGACATCGGCATGTACGTGGGCCAGGAGCCGGCCCAGTTCGTCTTCAACCTGCTCACCCGCTCGCGCCGGATCACCTTCGAGAACCTCAAGGAGCGCGACGCCGAGTTCGCCGCGCTGCTGGAGGAGGAGTTCGCCCGGAGCGAGCGGGCCCCCGGGCCGGCCCCGGCGATGTTCCAGCCGGTCCGGATCGGCGCGCTGGAGCTGAAGAACCGCGTCGTCGTCTCGCCGATGGACATGTACTCCGCCGTGGACGGCGTGCCCGGAGACTTCCACCTGGTCCACCTCGGCTCCAAGGCGCTCGGCGGCGCGGGCCTGGTGATGAGCGAGATGGTCTGCGTCTCCCCGGAGGGCCGGATCACCCCGGGCTGCCCGGGCCTGTGGAACGACCGGCAGCTGGACGCCTGGCGGCGGGTCACCGCCTTCGTGCACGAGAACACCTCGGCGCGGATCGGCCTGCAGCTCGGCCACTCCGGGCGCAAGGGCTCGACCCGGCTGATGTGGGAGGGCATGGACGAACCGCTGGCGGACGGCAACTGGGAGGTGGTCGGGCCGTCCCCGCTGCCGTACGGGCCGGGCTGCCACGTCCCGCGCGAGGCCGGCCGCGCGGACCTGGACCGGGTGGTCGCCGACTTCGTCGCCGCCGCGCGGCGCGGGGTGCGGGCCGGCTTCGACCTGGTCGAGGTGCACGCCGCCCACGGCTACCTGCTCTCGTCCTTCCTGTCGCCCGTCGCCAACCGGCGCACCGACGCGTACGGCGGCTCCCTGGAGAACCGGCTGCGCTTCCCGCTGGAGGTCTTCGACGCGGTGCGCGCCGCCGTCCCCGCCGAGGTCCCGGTGACCGTCCGGATCTCGGCGACCGACTGGGTGCCCGACGGCAACACCGGCGAGGACGGCGTCGCGATCGCCCGGGCGTTCGTCGAGCACGGCGCGGCCGCGATCGACGTCTCCACCGGCCAGGTCACCCAGGACGAGAGGCCCGCCTACGGACGCTCGTACCAGACGCCGTTCGCCGACCGGATCCGCCACCGGGTGGCCGGGCCGGCCGGCGTGCCGGTGATCGCGGTCGGGGCGATCTCCTCCTACGACGACGTCAACTCGATCCTGCTCGCGGGCCGCGCCGACCTGTGCGCGCTCGGCCGCACCCACCTGTACGACCCGCAGTGGAGCCTGCACGCGGCCGCCGAACAGGACTACCGGGGCCCGGGCGCCGAATGGCCGGCCCCCTGGCGGGCGGGCCGCCGCAAGCCGCCCGCCGCCCGCACCGACCGCGTCCCGCCCCGGCTGGCGCTGCTGCGCGAGGGCACCCCGCGGACCACGCACCTGCGCTGGACGCCGGACCCGACCGCCGTACGATCATCCGAGGAGCGTCCGCCATACTCGACGGGATGA
- a CDS encoding PaaX family transcriptional regulator: MSETTDTRPTAGRRSRTVLVTFLGAVVRRMGNWMPIAGTVDLLSQAGLDAASVRTAVFRLKKRGWLEPETRAGVRGYALTPVALEALAVGDEVIWHARQAADLGDGWCLVNFSVPESARAKRHQLTAHLASLGFGNIGSAVWIAPARLLPAAQRAIGELDLTEQCAVFVGDHVAGQDLPAMVRKGWDLDEIDRRYRAFTEQHATAADRLAGAAFVDGREAFVGYLAVVDDWRKLPFRDPGLPPEVLPADWAGPAAARLFERLVTLLEGRALAHAAPAWSAQPRRPDPAEA, from the coding sequence ATGAGCGAGACGACGGACACCCGGCCCACCGCAGGACGCCGATCCAGGACCGTGCTGGTGACCTTCCTCGGCGCCGTCGTCCGCAGGATGGGCAACTGGATGCCGATCGCCGGCACCGTCGACCTGCTCAGCCAGGCGGGCCTGGACGCCGCCAGCGTCCGCACCGCGGTCTTCCGGCTCAAGAAGCGCGGCTGGCTGGAGCCGGAGACCCGGGCGGGCGTGCGCGGCTACGCGCTCACGCCCGTCGCCCTGGAGGCGCTGGCCGTCGGCGACGAGGTGATCTGGCACGCCCGCCAGGCCGCCGACCTGGGCGACGGCTGGTGCCTCGTCAACTTCTCGGTGCCGGAGTCCGCCCGCGCCAAGCGCCACCAGCTGACCGCCCACCTGGCCTCGCTCGGCTTCGGCAACATCGGCTCCGCCGTGTGGATAGCGCCCGCCCGGCTGCTGCCGGCCGCCCAGCGCGCCATCGGCGAACTGGACCTGACCGAGCAGTGCGCCGTCTTCGTCGGCGACCACGTCGCCGGCCAGGACCTCCCGGCCATGGTCCGCAAGGGCTGGGACCTCGACGAGATCGACCGCCGCTACCGCGCCTTCACCGAGCAGCACGCGACGGCCGCCGACCGGCTCGCCGGGGCCGCGTTCGTCGACGGCCGGGAGGCCTTCGTCGGCTACCTCGCGGTGGTCGACGACTGGCGCAAGCTCCCCTTCCGCGACCCCGGGCTGCCGCCCGAGGTCCTGCCCGCGGACTGGGCCGGCCCCGCCGCCGCCCGGCTCTTCGAACGGCTGGTCACCCTCCTGGAGGGCCGCGCCCTGGCCCACGCCGCCCCGGCCTGGTCGGCCCAGCCCCGCCGCCCGGACCCGGCCGAGGCCTGA
- a CDS encoding YihY/virulence factor BrkB family protein: MNPFERALRGLDRTQRRHTAPGMVVGVAKKYGDDRGGLLAALITYYGFVALIPLLLLLSTVLSFVLHGHPDAQQAVVDSALADFPVIGDQLRGNVHTVQGSGLALVVALLGMLYGALGVAQVLQHTMAEVWNVPGVVRPGYFPRLVRSLLLFATLAVGLLLATGAATLVATTLGGPAARIGGLLLSAVLNTALCLACFRILTPKEVPSRALLPGCVVAGPLFTVLQAFGALLVAHQLRHTTAVYGFFATVIGLLWWLYLTAQITVYAAETNVVLHRRLWPRSLLQPPLTEADEEVLGSIAQQEERRPEQRVDVEFEDPEEPAGEEQGAAERGPRG, from the coding sequence ATGAATCCCTTCGAACGGGCCCTGCGCGGCCTCGACCGCACGCAGCGGCGCCACACCGCCCCGGGCATGGTGGTCGGGGTGGCGAAGAAGTACGGGGACGACCGCGGCGGGCTGCTGGCGGCACTGATCACCTACTACGGCTTCGTCGCCCTGATCCCGCTGCTGCTCCTGCTGAGCACCGTGCTCAGCTTCGTCCTGCACGGCCACCCCGACGCCCAGCAGGCCGTCGTCGACTCCGCGCTCGCCGACTTCCCCGTGATCGGCGACCAGCTGCGCGGCAACGTCCACACCGTCCAGGGCAGCGGCCTGGCCCTCGTGGTCGCCCTGCTCGGCATGCTGTACGGCGCCCTCGGGGTCGCGCAGGTGCTGCAGCACACCATGGCGGAGGTCTGGAACGTGCCCGGGGTGGTCCGCCCCGGCTACTTCCCGCGCCTGGTCCGCAGCCTGCTGCTGTTCGCCACGCTCGCCGTCGGCCTGCTGCTCGCCACCGGCGCCGCGACCCTGGTGGCGACGACCCTCGGCGGGCCCGCCGCCCGGATCGGCGGCCTGCTCCTGTCGGCCGTCCTCAACACGGCGCTGTGCCTGGCCTGCTTCCGCATCCTCACCCCCAAGGAGGTGCCGAGCCGGGCGCTGCTGCCGGGGTGCGTGGTCGCCGGTCCCCTGTTCACCGTGCTGCAGGCCTTCGGCGCCCTGCTGGTGGCGCACCAGCTGCGGCACACCACCGCGGTCTACGGGTTCTTCGCGACCGTGATCGGCCTGCTCTGGTGGCTGTACCTGACCGCGCAGATCACGGTGTACGCCGCGGAGACCAATGTGGTGCTGCACCGGCGGCTGTGGCCGCGCAGCCTCCTGCAGCCGCCGCTGACCGAGGCGGACGAGGAGGTCCTCGGGTCGATCGCGCAGCAGGAGGAGCGGCGCCCCGAGCAGCGCGTCGACGTCGAGTTCGAGGACCCGGAGGAGCCGGCCGGCGAGGAGCAGGGCGCGGCGGAACGAGGGCCCCGCGGTTAG
- a CDS encoding GNAT family N-acetyltransferase, giving the protein MPMDPLLVRARGLWEGLASAPVAFPPAGGADVVVSPRSGLCPGGWVGVVSLGGAAIVTAPDGGTAAAVRSAFEGLAVEALTDADAVRAVLPVVRLLGPAALAYASAEGFRPAAAGSPTVERLPGDHPELRALERAAGADEAGEAGLDEITSPAFVVRAGARVVAAAGYRTWPGRTAHIGVLTAPGSRGRGLARVTGSAATSHALAAGLLPQWRARPPESRRVAAALGFRELGAQLSIELV; this is encoded by the coding sequence ATGCCGATGGATCCCCTCCTGGTCAGGGCCCGCGGGCTGTGGGAGGGCCTGGCCTCGGCGCCGGTGGCGTTCCCGCCCGCGGGCGGTGCGGACGTGGTCGTCTCGCCCCGGTCGGGGCTGTGCCCCGGCGGCTGGGTCGGGGTGGTGTCCCTGGGCGGGGCGGCGATCGTGACCGCGCCGGACGGGGGGACGGCCGCGGCCGTCCGGAGCGCGTTCGAAGGGCTGGCGGTGGAGGCGCTCACCGACGCCGACGCCGTCCGGGCGGTCCTGCCGGTGGTCCGGCTGCTCGGGCCGGCCGCCCTGGCGTACGCCTCCGCGGAGGGCTTCCGTCCCGCCGCGGCGGGATCGCCGACCGTGGAGCGGCTGCCGGGTGACCACCCGGAGCTGCGGGCCCTGGAGCGCGCGGCGGGCGCGGACGAGGCGGGCGAGGCCGGTCTGGACGAGATCACCTCGCCGGCGTTCGTGGTCCGTGCGGGCGCCCGGGTGGTGGCCGCGGCCGGGTACCGGACCTGGCCTGGTCGGACCGCCCACATCGGCGTGCTGACCGCCCCGGGGTCCAGGGGGCGAGGGCTGGCCCGGGTGACCGGTTCGGCGGCGACCTCGCACGCGCTCGCGGCGGGGCTGCTGCCGCAGTGGCGAGCCCGGCCGCCGGAGTCCCGGCGGGTGGCGGCCGCCCTGGGGTTCCGTGAGTTGGGCGCCCAACTCAGTATCGAGCTGGTGTGA
- the xylA gene encoding xylose isomerase, whose product MSTDALTPTPAHKFTFGLWTVGWQGRDPFGDATRPALDPVETVQRLAALGAYGVTFHDDDLIPFGSSDAEREQVVKRFRAALDTAGLKVPMATTNLFTHPVFKDGAFTSNDREVRRYALRKTIRNIDLAAELGATTYVAWGGREGAESGAAKDVRTALDRLKEAFDLLGEYVESQGYDLRFAIEPKPNEPRGDILLPTVGHALAFINELERPDRVGLNPEVGHEQMAGLNFPHGIAQALWHGKLFHIDLNGQSGIKYDQDFRFGAGDLRQAFWLVDLLETAGYEGPRHFDFKPPRTEDFDGVWASASACMRNYLLLAERSRAFRADPEVTAALAASRLPELALPTAADGLAGLLADRSAFEDFDVDAAAARGMAFEQLDQLALEHLLGAR is encoded by the coding sequence ATGAGCACCGACGCCCTCACCCCCACCCCCGCGCACAAGTTCACCTTCGGCCTGTGGACCGTCGGCTGGCAGGGCCGCGACCCCTTCGGGGACGCCACCCGCCCCGCCCTCGACCCGGTCGAGACCGTCCAGCGCCTGGCCGCGCTCGGCGCGTACGGCGTCACCTTCCACGACGACGACCTCATTCCCTTCGGCAGTAGCGACGCCGAACGTGAGCAGGTGGTCAAGCGTTTCCGGGCCGCCCTCGACACGGCCGGGCTGAAGGTCCCGATGGCCACCACCAACCTGTTCACCCACCCGGTGTTCAAGGACGGCGCGTTCACCTCGAACGACCGCGAGGTGCGCCGGTACGCGCTGCGCAAGACCATCCGCAACATCGACCTGGCCGCCGAACTGGGCGCCACCACCTACGTCGCCTGGGGCGGCCGCGAGGGCGCCGAGTCGGGCGCCGCCAAGGACGTGCGCACCGCCCTCGACCGGCTGAAGGAGGCCTTCGACCTGCTCGGCGAGTACGTCGAGTCCCAGGGCTACGACCTGCGCTTCGCCATCGAGCCCAAGCCGAACGAGCCGCGCGGCGACATCCTGCTGCCGACCGTCGGCCACGCCCTCGCCTTCATCAACGAGCTGGAGCGCCCCGACCGGGTCGGCCTCAACCCGGAGGTCGGCCACGAGCAGATGGCCGGGCTGAACTTCCCGCACGGCATCGCGCAGGCGCTGTGGCACGGCAAGCTGTTCCACATCGACCTCAACGGGCAGTCCGGCATCAAGTACGACCAGGACTTCCGCTTCGGCGCGGGCGACCTGCGCCAGGCGTTCTGGCTGGTCGACCTGCTGGAGACGGCCGGGTACGAGGGCCCGCGGCACTTCGACTTCAAGCCGCCGCGCACCGAGGACTTCGACGGGGTGTGGGCCTCGGCGTCCGCCTGCATGCGCAACTACCTGCTGCTGGCCGAGCGCTCGCGGGCCTTCCGGGCCGACCCGGAGGTCACGGCCGCGCTGGCCGCCTCCCGCCTGCCCGAGCTGGCCCTGCCCACCGCCGCGGACGGCCTGGCCGGCCTGCTCGCCGACCGCTCGGCGTTCGAGGACTTCGACGTGGACGCGGCGGCCGCCCGCGGCATGGCCTTCGAGCAGCTCGACCAGCTCGCCCTGGAGCACCTCCTCGGCGCCCGCTGA